Proteins encoded together in one Neobacillus sp. FSL H8-0543 window:
- a CDS encoding methylated-DNA--[protein]-cysteine S-methyltransferase: MIALYKVDYQTPIGVLEIEGTNEGICSILFSDQEKPVHNKKDDLPKVLVDCYDQLDEYFKGERTSFTIPFLLEGTDFQKKVWNALTSIPYAQTGSYRDIAVSIGNEKAVRAVGSANGKNKLTIVVPCHRIIGSSGKLTGYAGGLWRKEWLLQHEGSINKNDIRK, encoded by the coding sequence GTGATTGCATTATATAAAGTAGATTACCAAACACCGATTGGAGTGCTTGAAATAGAAGGGACGAATGAAGGTATTTGCTCTATCCTGTTTTCTGATCAAGAGAAACCCGTACATAACAAAAAAGATGATCTTCCAAAGGTGCTAGTAGATTGCTATGACCAACTGGATGAATACTTTAAAGGGGAACGAACTAGTTTTACAATCCCGTTTCTTTTAGAGGGTACTGATTTTCAGAAAAAGGTATGGAATGCTTTAACAAGCATACCTTACGCTCAAACAGGATCCTATCGCGATATTGCTGTTTCAATAGGGAATGAAAAGGCCGTCAGAGCAGTGGGAAGTGCTAACGGAAAAAATAAATTAACTATTGTCGTACCCTGTCACCGAATAATAGGCAGCAGCGGGAAACTAACAGGTTATGCAGGTGGATTGTGGAGAAAAGAATGGCTTCTTCAACATGAAGGATCCATTAATAAGAATGATATTAGAAAATAG
- a CDS encoding DUF5316 family protein, with the protein MFQFFLITGIVCIIISGILVGAWVDGDRQRANFHTETSDGRSFRTKIALIFALFGIIDFIISGVVYLKLGT; encoded by the coding sequence GTGTTTCAATTTTTTCTAATTACAGGGATTGTCTGTATTATTATTTCTGGCATTCTTGTCGGGGCATGGGTAGATGGAGACCGTCAAAGAGCAAATTTTCATACAGAAACCTCCGATGGCAGAAGTTTTAGAACAAAAATAGCATTAATATTTGCTCTCTTCGGTATAATTGATTTTATTATTTCGGGGGTAGTTTATTTAAAATTAGGAACTTGA
- a CDS encoding serine hydrolase, translating into MNSNLPEVILNIQKKVDFSGSVFVEEKDHILVDTSFGYANRSEQLKNNSATRFGIASGCKLFTAIAICQLVEAGKLSFNSKITDCLDLDFPRFDENITVHHLLIHMSGIPDYFDEELMKDFEELWIDTPMYHIRKGSDFLPFFQSEPMKSPVGEKFHYNNAGYILLGLIVESVSKLDFSDYVQKQIFNKAKMTDSGYFSFDALPPNTAYGYIDQPDGSWKTNIYSLPVKGGADGGAFVTVNDMAKLWDALLNHRLLCKTLTNMLLSIHTQVNENGFYGYGVWIKKTGTSILKYHIMGYDPGVSFHSAYYPDLSIKVVVCSNKSDGAFDIMRAIEEEVIRIEKVRNSDS; encoded by the coding sequence ATGAACTCCAATTTACCAGAAGTCATTTTAAATATTCAAAAGAAAGTTGATTTTTCAGGCTCGGTGTTTGTTGAAGAGAAGGATCATATTTTGGTAGATACCAGCTTTGGATACGCTAATCGATCTGAACAATTAAAAAATAATTCAGCGACTCGCTTTGGAATTGCATCGGGATGCAAACTTTTCACTGCAATAGCCATTTGCCAACTCGTCGAGGCTGGAAAACTATCTTTTAATTCTAAAATAACTGATTGTCTGGATCTTGATTTTCCACGATTTGATGAAAATATAACCGTTCATCATTTGCTGATACACATGTCAGGAATACCAGATTATTTTGATGAGGAACTAATGAAGGATTTTGAGGAATTGTGGATTGATACCCCTATGTATCACATTAGGAAGGGAAGCGATTTTCTACCATTTTTCCAAAGCGAGCCGATGAAATCTCCGGTTGGAGAAAAGTTTCATTACAACAATGCGGGTTATATTTTGTTGGGATTAATAGTTGAAAGTGTAAGCAAACTGGATTTTTCTGACTACGTCCAAAAGCAGATTTTCAATAAAGCAAAGATGACTGACTCAGGATATTTTTCATTTGATGCGCTGCCGCCTAACACAGCTTATGGTTATATCGATCAACCAGATGGTTCATGGAAAACAAATATTTATTCGCTGCCTGTAAAAGGTGGGGCAGATGGCGGTGCATTTGTAACGGTTAATGACATGGCAAAGCTTTGGGATGCACTTTTGAATCACCGACTACTATGTAAAACGTTGACTAATATGCTTTTATCCATTCATACGCAAGTAAATGAAAATGGTTTCTATGGTTATGGGGTTTGGATTAAAAAGACAGGAACCAGCATCCTGAAATACCATATCATGGGATATGATCCCGGGGTTAGCTTTCATTCTGCCTATTATCCTGACCTTTCTATTAAGGTTGTAGTATGCTCCAACAAGTCTGATGGAGCATTTGACATCATGCGTGCGATTGAAGAAGAAGTAATAAGAATTGAAAAAGTGAGAAATAGTGATAGCTGA
- a CDS encoding GNAT family N-acetyltransferase, whose protein sequence is MRVNQKEFIINDFRYIVRSATEKDAKNLSDLRLQIDGETENLDRVKGENYIDESGFKQIIKVDTESSKNLFLVAQVNERIVGFSRCEGNKLKRTSHKVEFGVCVLQEYWGYGIGKNLLKESIHWADSNGIGKITLNVLETNNIAIELYKKFGFEVEGILKRDKILSDGIYYNTILMGRFNDN, encoded by the coding sequence TTGAGAGTTAACCAAAAGGAATTTATTATTAATGATTTCCGTTATATTGTGAGGTCTGCAACTGAGAAAGATGCGAAAAACTTGTCTGATTTAAGATTGCAGATTGATGGTGAAACAGAAAACTTAGATAGAGTAAAAGGCGAGAACTACATAGATGAATCAGGCTTTAAACAGATCATTAAAGTGGATACTGAAAGTAGTAAAAATCTATTTTTAGTTGCCCAAGTGAATGAAAGAATTGTAGGTTTTTCAAGATGTGAAGGGAACAAATTGAAAAGAACATCACATAAAGTAGAGTTTGGAGTCTGTGTCTTACAAGAATATTGGGGATATGGAATCGGAAAGAATCTTCTAAAAGAATCTATTCATTGGGCGGACTCAAATGGTATTGGAAAAATAACACTGAATGTTCTTGAAACCAATAATATAGCTATAGAATTGTATAAAAAATTTGGTTTTGAGGTGGAAGGAATATTAAAAAGGGACAAAATTCTCTCTGACGGGATATACTATAATACTATATTGATGGGGAGATTTAATGACAACTAG
- a CDS encoding ABC transporter ATP-binding protein translates to MVLHLENVSMRRGETWILKDINWKIEKGQNWILFGLNGAGKTSLLNLLNAYTFPTNGKVSVLGMEFGKTYLAERLRKQIGFVSSAIQEKFRPDDNAFEVVLSGAFASIGLYETPTDEIRQKAITLLENLGCIEYANRNYETLSHGEKQRVLIARALMADPALLILDEPTNGLDFIAREQLLESIEDIMKTPDAPAIIYVTHHVEEILPLFNKTLLLKAGQVFASGDTSEMISSEQLSRFFELPVSVIWNNNRPLLSKVQMVEK, encoded by the coding sequence ATGGTTCTGCATTTAGAAAATGTTTCAATGAGACGAGGAGAAACTTGGATATTAAAGGATATTAATTGGAAGATTGAAAAAGGGCAAAATTGGATCTTATTTGGACTAAACGGTGCTGGCAAAACCTCTCTTTTAAACTTGCTAAATGCATACACTTTTCCGACAAACGGGAAAGTAAGCGTTTTAGGAATGGAATTTGGAAAGACCTATCTTGCGGAACGGCTTCGAAAGCAAATTGGGTTTGTTTCCTCCGCTATTCAGGAAAAATTCCGCCCAGATGACAATGCCTTTGAAGTGGTATTAAGCGGTGCGTTCGCTTCCATCGGTCTTTATGAAACACCTACAGATGAAATAAGACAAAAGGCAATTACCTTACTTGAGAATCTTGGGTGTATCGAGTATGCCAATCGGAATTATGAAACACTATCCCATGGGGAAAAGCAACGGGTTCTGATTGCCCGTGCATTAATGGCGGATCCGGCGTTACTAATTCTCGATGAACCAACAAATGGATTAGATTTTATTGCAAGAGAGCAATTGTTGGAATCAATCGAGGATATTATGAAAACTCCGGACGCTCCTGCCATAATCTATGTAACTCACCATGTAGAAGAAATTTTACCACTATTCAACAAAACATTATTGCTTAAAGCTGGGCAAGTTTTTGCTTCTGGGGACACAAGCGAGATGATTTCCAGTGAACAGCTTTCCCGTTTTTTTGAACTTCCAGTTAGTGTCATTTGGAACAACAATCGCCCATTGCTATCTAAAGTACAAATGGTAGAAAAATAA
- a CDS encoding NAD(P)/FAD-dependent oxidoreductase has translation MEHEALFDVTVIGGGPAGLYSTFYSGLREMKTKIIEFQPKLGGKIHVYPEKMIWDVGGLTPITGAKLIEKLVKQGLTFHPEVVLNEKIETISRNEEGIFVLQAASGQKHYSKTVIVAVGSGILQSKKLEVEGAERSKVSNIHYTVQSLSYFKDKTLIISGGGNTAIDWANELESIAKKIFITFRKESLAGHEAQVSQLLNSSVICLPQTSITKLLASESQDSIEQVELTDRVSGEITYLDIDDVIINHGYEQDTSLLKNSTLDIKMVNDFYIEGNSTSESSIEGIYAAGDILTYEGKVNLIAGAFQDAANAVNKAKQFVQPDANKFAMVSSHNEIFKKRNRELVKEIIGKE, from the coding sequence ATGGAGCACGAGGCATTATTTGATGTGACGGTGATTGGCGGGGGACCAGCGGGTCTATATTCAACTTTTTATAGTGGACTCCGGGAAATGAAAACAAAAATTATTGAATTTCAACCGAAATTAGGCGGTAAAATACATGTCTATCCTGAAAAAATGATTTGGGATGTTGGCGGGCTTACACCTATCACTGGTGCAAAATTGATTGAGAAGCTTGTGAAGCAGGGATTAACGTTTCATCCGGAGGTTGTTTTGAATGAAAAAATTGAAACCATCTCACGCAATGAAGAGGGGATATTTGTGTTGCAAGCAGCATCAGGTCAAAAACATTATTCTAAAACAGTGATTGTAGCTGTAGGGAGTGGAATCTTACAATCTAAGAAACTTGAAGTGGAAGGTGCGGAACGTTCTAAAGTATCGAATATTCATTATACGGTACAATCATTAAGCTATTTTAAAGATAAAACCTTGATCATTTCTGGTGGGGGAAATACAGCGATTGATTGGGCAAATGAATTAGAGTCAATTGCTAAAAAAATCTTTATTACTTTTAGAAAAGAATCGCTAGCAGGTCATGAAGCGCAGGTATCTCAATTGCTAAACAGTTCTGTTATTTGTCTTCCACAAACATCGATAACGAAACTACTCGCAAGTGAAAGTCAAGATAGCATCGAACAGGTTGAACTAACTGATCGAGTTTCAGGCGAGATTACATATTTAGACATTGATGATGTCATTATTAACCATGGATATGAGCAAGATACAAGTCTGCTAAAAAATAGTACCTTGGATATTAAGATGGTCAATGATTTTTATATAGAAGGAAATTCAACAAGTGAATCATCGATTGAGGGAATATATGCAGCAGGAGATATTTTAACCTACGAGGGGAAAGTCAATTTAATTGCCGGGGCCTTTCAAGATGCCGCAAATGCCGTGAATAAAGCAAAGCAGTTCGTCCAGCCTGATGCCAATAAATTCGCAATGGTCTCTTCACATAACGAAATCTTCAAAAAGCGTAATCGTGAATTGGTGAAAGAAATTATCGGGAAAGAGTGA
- a CDS encoding ABC transporter ATP-binding protein, with product MVRLYTDGLSIGYGERLILKNLSVDIPDKKITTIIGPNGCGKSTLLKAITRIISHQSGTVLLDGKDISKESTKILAKKMAILPQTPESASGLTVGELVSYGRFPYQKGFGRLTKKDFEVIDWALEVTGTMEFKYRTVDSLSGGQRQRVWIAMSLSQETEIIFLDEPTTYLDMAHQLEVLELLQKLNGEQERTIVMVLHDLNQAARFADYIIALKDGEIVKAGLCEEVITHHVLKEVFHIDAEIGRDPRTMKPICITYNLLKGESTNEKNTVALYSAVSVNY from the coding sequence ATGGTTCGCCTATATACAGATGGTTTAAGTATTGGGTATGGTGAACGCTTAATACTCAAAAATCTCAGTGTTGATATTCCTGATAAAAAAATCACCACCATCATTGGGCCTAATGGCTGCGGTAAATCAACCTTGCTAAAGGCCATTACTCGTATCATCTCCCATCAATCAGGGACAGTCCTTTTAGACGGAAAGGATATTTCAAAAGAAAGTACAAAGATTCTTGCGAAAAAAATGGCTATCCTTCCGCAGACACCAGAAAGTGCTAGTGGATTAACGGTTGGGGAGCTTGTTTCCTATGGCCGCTTCCCTTATCAAAAAGGATTCGGCCGCTTAACAAAAAAAGATTTTGAAGTGATTGACTGGGCACTTGAGGTCACTGGAACAATGGAATTTAAGTATCGCACTGTCGATTCATTATCAGGCGGACAGCGCCAACGCGTCTGGATTGCGATGTCCCTATCTCAAGAAACGGAAATTATCTTTCTGGATGAACCGACTACCTACTTAGATATGGCCCATCAACTTGAAGTTTTAGAGCTTTTACAAAAATTAAATGGTGAACAGGAACGAACAATTGTCATGGTCCTCCATGATTTAAATCAAGCTGCCCGGTTTGCAGACTATATCATTGCCTTAAAGGATGGTGAAATCGTCAAAGCTGGATTGTGTGAAGAAGTTATCACCCATCACGTTCTGAAAGAGGTATTCCACATTGATGCCGAAATAGGACGGGATCCGCGAACAATGAAACCCATATGTATTACCTATAATCTATTAAAAGGAGAATCAACCAATGAAAAAAATACTGTTGCCCTTTATTCTGCTGTTAGTGTTAATTATTAG
- a CDS encoding iron-hydroxamate ABC transporter substrate-binding protein: MKKILLPFILLLVLIISACTNEASTKEDKPAPDKNEPETITYKSETGPIEVPANPKRVILLSGFTGNVIDLGVNIVGVDVWSKNNPTFETELKEVEEVSDENLEKIIELEPDLIIGLSNIKNIDKLSEIAPTVTYTWGKVDYLTQHLEIGKLLNKEKEAQAWVEDFKKQATAVGNEIRAKIGEDATVSVIESYGKDLYVFGDNWARGTEILYQAMKLKMPEKVKEVALSTGYYTLSAEVLPEYAGDYIVLSKYSDADTSFQETETYKNIPAVKNKHVFEFNGNGSSFSDPVTLEKQLKFFKESFLGN; this comes from the coding sequence ATGAAAAAAATACTGTTGCCCTTTATTCTGCTGTTAGTGTTAATTATTAGTGCTTGTACAAATGAGGCATCAACAAAAGAGGATAAACCTGCTCCTGATAAAAATGAACCGGAAACGATTACATATAAATCAGAAACTGGTCCAATTGAGGTACCAGCCAACCCGAAACGAGTTATTTTGCTCTCTGGATTTACTGGTAATGTCATAGATTTAGGAGTAAATATTGTTGGTGTTGATGTATGGTCTAAAAACAATCCAACCTTCGAAACAGAATTAAAAGAGGTTGAAGAGGTTTCTGATGAGAACTTAGAAAAAATTATTGAATTAGAACCAGATTTAATCATTGGATTATCCAATATTAAAAACATTGATAAGTTAAGTGAAATAGCCCCAACGGTTACTTACACATGGGGAAAAGTTGATTATTTAACTCAACACTTAGAAATTGGGAAACTATTAAATAAAGAAAAGGAAGCACAAGCCTGGGTTGAAGACTTCAAGAAGCAGGCAACTGCTGTTGGAAATGAAATTCGTGCAAAAATCGGCGAAGATGCAACCGTTTCAGTAATTGAAAGTTATGGTAAGGATCTTTATGTTTTCGGCGATAACTGGGCCCGTGGAACCGAAATCTTGTATCAAGCAATGAAACTGAAAATGCCTGAAAAAGTAAAAGAAGTGGCTTTATCGACAGGGTATTATACTTTATCTGCAGAAGTACTGCCAGAGTATGCTGGAGATTATATTGTCTTGAGTAAATACTCCGATGCGGATACTTCCTTCCAAGAAACCGAAACATATAAGAATATTCCTGCAGTTAAAAACAAACATGTTTTTGAATTTAATGGGAATGGTTCTTCGTTCAGTGACCCTGTCACACTTGAAAAACAACTTAAATTCTTTAAAGAATCATTTCTAGGAAACTAA
- a CDS encoding iron ABC transporter permease, with protein sequence MMTEKQKFIPFGYKLLAGIFVFVGMFVIAMVIGAANITFQDVWLALFSIKDGDKISIIREIRLPREIAAIAVGAALSVAGAIMQGITRNPLADPGLLGLTAGANAALAITIAFLPSANYIIITITCFIGAAVGTMMVFGIGAIKKGGFSPLRIILAGAAVSAFLYAIAEGIGIFFKISKNVSMWTAGGMIGTSWGQLQIIVPFIVVGIIISLCLSRQLTILSLNEEVAVGLGQKTTQIKGILFIVIILLAGASVALVGNMAFIGLMVPHVVRAMVGTDYRYILPMSAISGATFMLFADTLGRTINSPFETPVAALLATIGLPFFLVIVRKGGKAFS encoded by the coding sequence ATGATGACAGAAAAACAAAAATTTATTCCATTTGGATACAAACTTTTAGCTGGTATTTTTGTATTTGTTGGTATGTTTGTAATCGCGATGGTTATTGGTGCAGCGAATATCACCTTTCAGGATGTGTGGCTCGCCCTCTTTTCTATTAAAGACGGTGATAAAATTTCCATTATCCGAGAAATTCGCTTGCCCCGAGAAATCGCAGCAATTGCAGTAGGAGCAGCATTATCCGTTGCTGGTGCCATTATGCAAGGAATCACAAGGAACCCGCTTGCTGACCCTGGTTTACTTGGATTAACTGCAGGTGCCAATGCCGCACTGGCAATCACTATTGCTTTCCTTCCTTCAGCAAATTACATCATTATTACGATTACCTGCTTTATCGGGGCTGCGGTAGGAACCATGATGGTTTTTGGTATCGGTGCAATAAAAAAAGGTGGCTTTTCTCCCCTTCGTATAATATTAGCAGGAGCGGCTGTGTCAGCTTTTTTATATGCTATTGCAGAAGGAATTGGAATTTTCTTTAAGATATCAAAGAATGTCTCGATGTGGACGGCAGGCGGAATGATAGGAACATCCTGGGGACAGCTTCAAATCATTGTTCCATTTATCGTGGTAGGTATTATCATCTCACTTTGCCTCTCCCGTCAGCTCACCATTTTAAGCTTAAATGAAGAAGTAGCTGTTGGATTAGGGCAAAAAACAACACAAATTAAGGGGATTCTCTTTATAGTCATTATCCTCCTTGCTGGTGCCTCGGTTGCACTGGTCGGAAATATGGCATTCATCGGTTTAATGGTTCCCCATGTAGTTAGAGCAATGGTGGGAACTGATTACCGATATATTCTTCCAATGTCGGCAATTTCGGGTGCCACGTTTATGCTTTTTGCCGATACACTTGGCAGGACGATCAATTCTCCCTTTGAAACACCCGTTGCTGCTCTCTTGGCTACCATAGGGTTACCATTCTTCCTAGTCATCGTCCGTAAAGGAGGTAAGGCATTCTCATGA
- a CDS encoding iron ABC transporter permease: protein MIHPSLIKKQRLILVSIFTLILVTIVVGMGIGYSTVSYDRLIPTIIGQGTFKEEFVLFSVRLPRMIITLLAGMALALSGSILQGITRNDLADPGIIGINAGAGVAVTVFFLFFPIEAGTFVYMLPLAAFAGALLTVFFIYLFSYKKDTGLQPVRLVLIGIGFSMALSGAMIVLISSAERAKVDFIAKWLAGNIWGTDWPFIWALLPWLVILIPFTLYKANRLNLLGLSESVAIGVGVSIEKERIVLLIAAVALAASAVSVTGQISFIGLLGPHIAKALVGPRNQLFIPVAILIGGFLLVFADTIGRNIVEPAGIPAGIMVALIGAPYFMYLLLKK from the coding sequence ATGATACACCCATCATTAATAAAAAAACAACGATTAATCTTAGTTAGTATTTTTACCCTTATCCTCGTAACCATTGTGGTTGGAATGGGAATCGGCTACTCTACAGTATCCTATGACAGACTTATCCCGACAATAATCGGTCAAGGAACATTCAAAGAGGAATTTGTACTATTCTCGGTTCGTTTACCGCGAATGATCATTACCTTGTTAGCCGGTATGGCCCTTGCGTTATCAGGGTCTATTTTACAGGGAATCACTCGAAATGATTTGGCTGACCCTGGTATTATTGGGATCAATGCCGGGGCAGGTGTTGCCGTAACTGTATTCTTTTTGTTTTTCCCGATTGAAGCCGGCACTTTCGTCTACATGCTTCCCCTTGCCGCTTTTGCTGGTGCTTTACTTACTGTATTTTTCATCTATCTCTTTTCTTATAAAAAAGATACTGGTTTACAACCCGTTAGATTAGTATTAATTGGAATTGGATTTTCAATGGCACTTTCGGGAGCAATGATTGTTCTCATTTCCTCAGCAGAACGAGCAAAAGTAGATTTTATTGCGAAGTGGTTAGCGGGTAATATATGGGGCACGGATTGGCCCTTCATCTGGGCACTTCTTCCTTGGTTAGTAATTTTGATACCTTTCACCTTATATAAAGCTAATCGGTTAAACCTTCTCGGACTAAGTGAATCTGTGGCAATTGGTGTCGGTGTATCTATTGAGAAAGAACGGATTGTCTTATTGATAGCAGCCGTTGCCCTAGCAGCTTCCGCAGTTTCGGTTACTGGGCAAATTTCATTTATTGGATTATTGGGTCCCCATATTGCCAAAGCACTAGTGGGACCTAGAAATCAACTATTTATTCCCGTTGCTATTCTCATTGGAGGGTTTCTATTAGTATTCGCCGACACCATCGGACGTAATATCGTTGAACCAGCAGGCATCCCAGCAGGAATAATGGTTGCATTAATCGGTGCTCCCTACTTTATGTATTTACTATTGAAAAAATGA
- a CDS encoding RNA polymerase alpha subunit C-terminal domain-containing protein, whose translation MNTLKKSLRTCSKGHKYYKSSDCPTCPKCEQERIPENDFLTQLSAPARRALENNGITSVQQLSNYSEKEILTFHGMGPASLPKLRTALQKNGLTFKSSN comes from the coding sequence ATGAATACGCTAAAGAAAAGTCTAAGGACCTGCAGTAAGGGTCACAAATACTATAAAAGTAGTGATTGCCCTACCTGCCCGAAATGTGAGCAAGAGCGGATACCTGAAAATGATTTCCTTACACAACTTTCGGCACCAGCCAGAAGAGCACTAGAAAACAATGGGATAACTTCTGTTCAGCAGCTATCAAACTATAGTGAGAAGGAAATTTTAACATTTCACGGTATGGGACCAGCTTCTTTACCTAAACTTAGAACAGCATTACAGAAAAATGGATTAACATTCAAATCAAGCAACTAA
- a CDS encoding TerC family protein: MWDEIISTYASMLDWQMWAEVLTSSEAWGLILSLAVLECILSADNALVLSAFVKPLPKHQQKKALVYGLWGAYLFRFIFIGLGTFLIKLWFIKLIGALYLLWLAVSFFREKLKSKEDVDDEKDRAPKGWLVKTFGVFWATVISLEIMDLAFSVDSILTALAVSEKVWVILLGGMIGILMMRGVATFFITLMNRVPELETTAYVLITFIAVKMGLTLVDIHIPNEIFIIIMVVAFLATFVIHAIRKQRVERHSH; encoded by the coding sequence ATGTGGGATGAGATAATTTCAACCTATGCTTCTATGTTAGATTGGCAAATGTGGGCAGAGGTATTAACCTCCTCAGAAGCATGGGGATTAATTCTTTCTTTAGCCGTACTGGAGTGCATCTTATCAGCAGATAATGCCTTAGTGTTGTCTGCTTTTGTAAAGCCCTTACCAAAGCATCAACAAAAGAAGGCTTTGGTCTATGGTTTATGGGGAGCATATTTATTCCGTTTTATTTTCATCGGACTTGGAACCTTCCTTATTAAGTTATGGTTTATTAAGTTGATTGGAGCATTGTACCTATTGTGGCTTGCTGTAAGCTTCTTTAGAGAAAAACTAAAAAGTAAGGAGGATGTTGATGACGAGAAAGATCGTGCTCCAAAAGGCTGGTTAGTGAAAACCTTTGGTGTGTTTTGGGCAACGGTTATTAGTTTAGAAATCATGGATTTAGCTTTCTCTGTAGATAGTATTCTGACAGCACTTGCTGTTTCAGAAAAAGTTTGGGTAATATTACTAGGTGGTATGATTGGTATATTAATGATGCGGGGAGTGGCAACCTTCTTCATAACTTTAATGAACAGAGTACCAGAACTTGAAACGACTGCATACGTATTGATTACATTTATCGCGGTTAAAATGGGCCTAACACTTGTTGACATTCATATTCCAAATGAAATTTTCATTATCATCATGGTCGTTGCTTTTCTTGCTACATTTGTTATCCACGCCATCCGTAAGCAGAGAGTCGAAAGACATTCACACTAA
- a CDS encoding MarR family transcriptional regulator, with amino-acid sequence MMEVTDFKNNLWDYTRKIGENTNMVITSLCEQHGVTMLQGRILVEIHQHGSHTIGSLASRLNIAGTNISTMCKKLGTKGFLERVRDEEDERVVKLILSEKGNSVVKEINQELIEKILISIKGETDESLYEIINGLKKMNDLLEKIRSL; translated from the coding sequence ATGATGGAAGTAACAGATTTTAAAAACAATCTATGGGATTATACGCGAAAAATTGGTGAAAATACGAATATGGTCATTACTTCACTATGTGAACAACATGGGGTAACTATGCTACAAGGGAGAATACTTGTGGAAATACATCAACATGGTTCACATACCATTGGTAGTTTAGCTAGTAGGTTAAATATTGCTGGGACTAATATATCTACGATGTGTAAAAAGCTTGGAACCAAAGGTTTCTTAGAACGAGTAAGAGACGAAGAGGACGAGCGGGTTGTAAAGTTAATTCTTTCAGAAAAAGGAAATAGTGTGGTAAAAGAGATTAATCAAGAGTTGATAGAGAAAATTTTAATCTCTATTAAGGGGGAAACGGATGAATCCCTATATGAGATCATTAATGGTCTAAAGAAAATGAATGACCTGTTAGAAAAAATTAGAAGTTTGTAA
- a CDS encoding carbonate dehydratase — protein MWNEPGNQWPMNIYSYYVGYNPPTSVNPYPRFPRIHNNAFLSPFTYIVGDVTVQNNTYVGPFVSIRADEGTPFYIGSNSNLQDGVILHGLKNKYVEKDNKWYSVYIGNGVSCAHGSLIHGPCQVGDNVFIGFKAIVYNARILEGCFISSCAVVTNGVELKPNSFVPPGANIDTHEKADRLLPAPKSEEEFAMEVQRVNQEFPAAYSLYFGKNKCTCGLSC, from the coding sequence ATGTGGAATGAACCGGGTAACCAATGGCCAATGAATATTTACAGTTACTATGTTGGTTACAATCCCCCAACGTCGGTAAATCCTTATCCAAGGTTTCCACGAATCCATAATAATGCATTCTTAAGTCCCTTTACTTATATTGTAGGGGATGTCACGGTTCAAAATAATACCTATGTGGGTCCATTTGTTAGTATTCGCGCAGATGAAGGTACACCCTTTTATATTGGGAGTAATAGTAATTTACAGGATGGGGTAATTCTTCATGGGTTGAAAAATAAGTATGTGGAGAAGGACAATAAGTGGTACTCCGTATATATTGGAAACGGAGTATCTTGTGCCCATGGGTCATTAATTCATGGGCCATGTCAGGTAGGTGACAATGTTTTTATTGGCTTTAAAGCAATTGTTTATAATGCTCGGATATTGGAGGGTTGCTTTATTTCTTCATGCGCAGTAGTGACAAATGGGGTAGAACTTAAACCAAACAGTTTTGTTCCGCCTGGTGCTAACATCGATACCCATGAAAAAGCAGATCGATTATTACCTGCACCTAAATCAGAGGAGGAGTTTGCTATGGAAGTTCAAAGGGTCAATCAAGAATTCCCTGCGGCATATTCCTTGTATTTTGGAAAAAATAAATGTACATGTGGGCTATCCTGTTAG